GACGAGATGAAGCTTAAATTACGTTTAAACCGGCGCTAATTTAACAATCTATTTAACATGGGCGTTAATTCTGTCAGTTATTCACCCTAATTTATAAATAATTATGATGGCATTCTGCGAGTTAATTAAAACTCGAATGTTATTTGATTAAAGCGAGAGTAAATTGATTATGTTAACAATCGGTATTTTACAGCCCTAACTGGCCACAATGTAAACATTCAGTTAACTGATTTAACTCATTATTTGCATTTGCGATCACCTTAATTTGGTGGTAAAACAAGCATAAATAGCAATCAGACTCATTAATCCCGATGAGCTTACATAAGTAAGTGATTCTGGTTAGTGAACGTAGCCAACGCACAGGCAGCTTAAAGTATGACGGGTATATAAAAATTAAAGCGTAATGAATACTTACCTTTAAGCATTTAACCTTAGTTGAATATGAAAACGATTCTTACTATTATTATTCTATCTATTACCCTTTAGAGTCGTATCACTCTGAATTTTGGTGCGCCAATAACATAATAACAAGAGGCTCCTATGCATCTTATCCCGCAGCGTTCCTATAAAATTGTTGGTTTCTCGCCTGAAATCAGCCCGGCTTACCGGCAGAAATTATTGTCATTGGGTATGCTACCCGGCTCTTCATTTAATGTTGTCCGCCTGGCGCCATTAGGTGACCCCATACAGATAGAAACCCGTCGGGTCAGTCTGGTGCTACGGAAAAAAGACTTAGACCTGCTTACGCTGGACCTGCAACCCTAATATTACGGGCCAACATCCTATTTTGGCTGCCGGGCTGTGTGTCAAAGCGCTCTTGTGTAGTCTGATTTTAATTTACTGATATCACGTTGGATCATGAAAGCACTCACAATCGGCCTGATCGGCAACCCCAATGCAGGTAAAACTACCCTTTTCAATCAGTTAACCGGTGCCCGTCAACGGGTGGGGAACTGGGCCGGGGTTACGGTGGAGCGCAAAGAAGGCCATTTCACTACCGCGCAGCATCAGGTGACACTGGTTGACCTGCCGGGAACCTACTCCCTGACCACCATTTCTGAGCAAACTTCGCTGGATGAGCAAATTGCTTGTCACTATATTTTGAGTGGCGAAGCTGACCTGCTGATTAATGTTATTGATGCGGTCAATCTGGAGCGCAATCTCTATCTGACACTGCAACTGGTTGAATTGGGTATCCCCTGTATTGTGGCGCTCAATATGTTGGATATTGCCAAAAGCCAGCATATCGATATTGATATCAATGCGTTATCACAGCAATTAGGCTGCCCGGTTATTCCGCTGGTCTCCACCCGTGGGCAGGGTATCAATGAATTAAAAAGCAGTATTGATGAGCTTCAGCCGGTTCCCTTTAAGGCTTTGGTTAACTACCCGCCAGTGCTACTCAGTGAAGTGGATAAGTTGGTAGAGGCCATGCCTGAGTTCTGGCCAGTGCAGCAGCGCCGTTGGCTGGCACTGCAAATATTGGAAGGTGATATCTATAGCCTGGCACGTGCTGGCATCGCCCCCTCAATCGTGGGAGTGGCGCGCGACAATCTGCGAGCAAGCCAACACGAAGATCCCGAACTGGTGATAGCCGATGCCCGTTATCAAAGTATTGCCCGCATCTGTGATGTGGTCGGTAACTCGCAACAAGCGGAACCAAACCGCCTGACACAAGCGCTTGATAAAGTGATCCTTAATCGCTGGTTAGGTGTACCGATCTTTCTGTTTGTCATGTATTTAATGTTCGTATTAGCCATCAATATCGGTGGTGCGTTGCAGCCCATCTTTGATATTGGCTCTGCGGCTATCTTTATTCAGGGGCTGCAATGGGTGGGTTATACCCTGCATTTCCCACAGTGGTTGACCATCTTCCTCGCTCAAGGCGTAGGGGGTGGGATTAATACCGTGCTGCCGTTGGTGCCACAAATTGGCATGATGTACCTGTTCCTCTCCTTTTTAGAAGACTCCGGCTATATGGCCCGAGCCGCGTTTGTGATGGATCGGCTGATGCAAGCGCTGGGGTTACCGGGTAAATCCTTTGTACCGCTGATTGTCGGTTTCGGCTGTAATGTGCCCTCGATCATGGGTGCACGAACGCTGGATGCGCAACGCGAACGCCTGATCACCATCATGATGGCTCCCTTTATGTCCTGTGGCGCGCGGCTGGCGATTTTTGCTGTCTTCGCAGCGGCATTCTTCGGCCAGGACGGGGCCAGTATCGTTTTCTCTCTCTATCTGTTGGGCATCGCGGTTGCCATTCTCACCGGGCTGGTGCTGAAATACACCATTATGCGTGGCGAGGCCTCACCCTTTGTGATGGAACTGCCGGTTTACCATGTGCCCCACCTCAAGAGCTTGTTATTGCAAACCTGGCAACGGCTAAAAGGTTTTGTACTGCGCGCTGGGAAAGTGATTGTCATCGCCAGTATCTTCATCGGCGGCCTAAACAGCTTCTCTTTCAGTGGCAAACCGGTAGATAGCATCAATGACTCAGCACTGGCATCAGTCAGTAAAGTGCTGACGCCATTGCTGGCCCCCATGGGTGTCCATGGCGATAACTGGCAGGCAACCGTAGGGTTAGTGACCGGTGCCATGGCAAAAGAAGTGGTGGTAGGGACACTCAATACCCTCTATACCGCAGAGCAGATTAAGAACGAGCCCTTTGATGCTGAGAGCTTCAACTTACCGGGCGAATTGGCGGGGGCAGTTAAAATCACCTGGCAGGGTTTAAAAGATACTTTTAGCCTTAGCGTGTTATCAAATCCCATTGAAGCCAGCAAAGGTGATGGCGAAATGGCGGCCGGTTCGATGGGCATGATGAGCAGTAAATTCGGTTCCAGCATTGCCGCCTATAGCTATCTGATATTTGTGTTGCTCTATGTGCCCTGCGTCTCGGTCATGGGGGCTATCGCTCGGGAAACCAGCCGTGGCTGGATGACCTTCTCAATTCTGTGGGGGCTGAATGTGGCCTACTCACTGGCAACCCTGTTCTATCAGGCAGCAACCTTTCACCAGCATCCGCCACAAAGCCTAATGATTATGGCTGTGGTTATTATGGTTAATGTATTAATTTTGTTTGGATTGCGCCGCGCGCGGAGCCGGGTAACCGTCCGATTGCAAAACAGTAAGCCCGCGAATTGTTGTCAGAGTGCTGGCAATGATTGTCACTAACAAACAACTGTTGTTGCGACAGGAGGCATAATGGCAAGCCTACTACAACTACGCGATGCCATCGCTCTGTGTGGCAGCACAGGAGCGAATCAGCTAAGCCAGCAATTGGCAACGCCTTTACCTCTGGTTGAGGCCATGCTGGAAAGGCTAACGGCAATGGGCAAGATTGAACGCATTGAACAAGATAATCGTGGGTGTCTGACAGGCAGTTGCAAGCGTTGCCCTGAAGGAAATAATCACTGTAATATCGTGATTTATCAGATAAAAAATCATCATTAAGTCAGAAATAGAGATGCCCGCCGGGCATCTCTGTCTTATTATTACTTATAAACATCGGCATTAGCGTCAAACTTCTTCTTCTCACGCTCGGCGATAATCACATAATACTTACCGCCTTTCTCGTCAGCCAATTTTGACAGTTCTTCTTTCACATCCATCGGCGATGTTGCCTGACCCGACGTGGTGATAGTGCCGATCTTCTCGTACTTTTTCGCTTCTTCTTTGGTAATTTCTTTCGCCGCCATCGCGCCAAAAGAAACCCCAGTCACAACCAGAGCAACAGCCAGATTTTTCAATAAATTCATACCGAATACCTCGCAAGTAAAGAGTTAATGTGTATAAAAACATTGAGAAAAACAAAGATGATATTGATTTAATTCATGACAGTTGACTGATGTGATGCCACGCTCAGTGGCCCCCCACAACCTTAAGGAAAACGCTTTCCCCATGCTAGTGCGCGGGGATGCGCCAATTTGAACCTTCTTAATTATTAAGCAGATTTAATATTTAGCCATTAAATTGCACATTAAATTCTATTCATCACTATGTGCTAAGGCCTTAAATCTGTAGCAGTTCGCTATTTCAGTGTGATTTTAGCGTCAACATGCGCTAAAAAGTCGATAAGTAATTTTGAAAAATCATCAGGATGAGAAATAAAGGGGGCATGCGCTGATCCCTTCATCACTACCGACTGACTATGCGGCCAGGTGCTATCTAGTAACGAGGCGACTTTGCGCGGTACCAACCCATCCAGATAACCATAAATACGCAGCATGGGCAGAGCACTCTCGACCAGTGCTGGCCGTAAATCGGCAGTACGCAGAATATCTAGCCCACCGATTAACACTTCTACCGCCGGCATCTGGTGTTGTAGCACCACCGCTTTCAATAAACGGGCATCCTGTCGTGCACTTGCCGTCCCCAGAGTTTGCAATGCCAGAAAACGCTCAACCGTACGCTGAAAATCTTCACTTAACTGTTGTTGGAAACCAGCCAAGACCTCCGGCCGAATCCCCGGCCATTCATCATGTGCGGTAAAACATGGCGAGGAGGAGACGGTGATCAGCCCGCGCACACGCTCTGGCTGAGTCAAGGCTATCTGACTGGCCACCAGCCCACCCATCGACCAGCCGAGCCACAAAGCCTGCTCTGGCGCTTGTTGTAAGACAATTTTTGCCATATCAGGCAGTGACATCGCACCAAAATCTTTGCTACGCCCATAACCGGGGAGATCCACCAAATGCAGACGAAAATGCGGTGCGAGTCTATCAATTATGCAATGCCAGACTTCGGCGTTCAGCCCCCATCCGTGCAGCAGCACAAGATCGCAATCGCCTTCGCCATAGATGTTCCAATAAAGTTGTTTCATACGTTAATATCCTGCCGCCTTAGCCCCGTTATGCATCACTTATCAAGGAAGAGGTACATGCTAACAATCGTCAGCCAGTGTTGGCTATGCCGACAATCGTTATATCACCCACGGCACGGTATTTGTTGTTACTGCAAGCGCCATTTACCTAAATTGCCGCCCTGTTGCCCTCGTTGCGGCTTGCCTTGCACCAATACCGCGTTACCTTGTGGCCGCTGCCTTAATGCGCCACCCCGCTGGGCAAGCATCACCTTTGTCAGCGATTACGCCCCGCCCTTGAACAGGTTGATAAAAAAGCTCAAATTTAATGGCGTCACACAATTAGCACCGGTACTGGCCCGTTTACTATTGCTACGCTGGCTCGATGCCTGCCGTCAGGGTAAGGTTATCAGGCCAGAAAGAATCATTAGTGTGCCTTTACACCGTTGGCGTTGTTGGCGGCGCGGCTATAACCAAACAGACCTGTTAGCACAGCCATTGGCACACTGGCTTAGTTGCCATTACAGTCATATGACGTTACAGCGAGTGCGGGCTACACCACCGCAGCAGCGATTAAAGGCTACCGCGCGGCGTAAAAATATGCGGGGGATATTTCGCTGTACGCAGTCTCTGCGTGGGCAACATATTGCGCTGCTGGATGATGTCGTAACAACGGGTAGTACACTGAATGAGATAGCTGATCTACTATGGTCCGAGGGGATTGCCTCTCTACAGGTGTGGTGTATCTGCCGAACCTTGTAGTCACCCCAGCAATGGGCGTATTATAACCGACAAGAATAGTCAACTATTGAGCAGATGCCATGATCACAATAACAGACGCAGCACAATCTCATTTTGCCAAACTGTTGGCAAATCAAGAAGAAGGCACCCAAATCCGTGTATTTGTTATCAACCCCGGAACACCAACCGCTGAATGCGGCGTGTCTTATTGCCCACCGGATGCGGTCGAAGCAACAGATACCGTACTAAAATTTGAGCAGTTATCAGCTTATGTTGATGAAATGAGCAAGCCTTATTTGGAAGACGCTGAAATCGATTTCGTCACTGACCAACTAGGTTCTCAACTGACACTGAAAGCGCCAAATGCCAAAATGCGTAAAGTTGATGATACTGCACCATTGATGGAGCGGGTTGAATATGTTCTGCAATCGCAGATTAACCCACAACTGGCAGGGCATGGTGGCCGTGTGACACTGATGGAGATCACACCAGATGCATTGGCTATCCTGCAATTTGGCGGCGGCTGTAACGGGTGTTCTATGGTTGATGTCACACTGAAAGAAGGCATCGAAAAAGAGCTGTTGCAGAAATTCCCAGAATTGAAAGGTGTGAGGGATTTGACCGAGCATCAGCGCGGCGAGCATTCCTATTACTAATTATCCTGCGTCTTTGGCACTACAGCGGTGTTAGCTTCGCTCTCTCACCCGAATCACTGACTGATGTCAGCTCATCGGGATTTGTTCGCTGGCTGCCTTGCTGTAACACCAATGACTTTGGCTAATAATTGAGCGCTGCTATTACTAATTGTCCTGCGTCTTTGGCTAATAATTGAGCGCTGCTATTACTAATTGTCCTGCGTCTTTGGCGCTACAGCGGTGTTAGCTTCGCTCTCTCACCCGAATCACTGACTGATGTCAGCTCATCGGGATTTGTTCGCTCGCTGCCTTGCTGTAACGCCAATGAATAATATTGTTCTTAATGCTGACAAAACCAGATGACTCAATCTGGAGCGGTGAGGATAGGCAGAAGAGTAAAGCGTCCGCGCCAGGGATGGCGCGGCACGAACCTACATGGGCGTATTGACGGCATCTTTACGATCTGCCTGTTCTCTCCGCCACGAGCACTTTATTGGCTGCCTACTGAGGGATTCCCTCCCCTTATCACCCCGCCGACACATTCTTACGCCGCTTATCCAAATCCTTCAATAAACGATTAATCTGGCTGTCAGCAAACATCTCTTCCAACGTCGTGGTCAATTTACGCCGCCAGTTTGGATACTCCTCACTGGTACCAGGAATGTTTACCGGCGTCGCCATATCCAACCAATCTTCTGGTTGCAAACCCAGTAATGCGCTGGCGCTGTCGGCAACATAGCGCTGTAATCCTCGGTTAAGGACTGGGCTCATCGAGAGGAGTGACGCTTTGTGACCTACCCTCTTTGGCAGGCAGCCATAGTGATGTAACCCTTCCAATAACCCTTGCTTAGCCCGTTCCCGATCAAGATAAAGCTGCTTCAATATCTGTTGGTCTGGATATAACCCCAGCTTATTCCCCAACGTCAGATCATCACTTTGCCAATAGCCCCGTAAGGTCGGCAAATCGTGGGTCGTAATGGTGGCCATCGCCTGTGCCGGATAAGACTGCGGCGCACGGAAGGTATTCTCACTGTCATGCTCAAAATAGAGCACTTTGTAGGAATACACCCCACTGTCACGCAGCTTAGCCACAATTTCTACGGGTACCGTGCCTAAATCCTCACCAATCACCATGCAGTGATGACGCTGACTTTCCAGCGCCAATATCGCCAAAAGATCATCGACCGGATATTTAACGTAAGCCCCCTGAGCGGCAGTCTGCCCATAGGGGATCCACCACAGACGCAATAAGGCCATCACATGGTCAATACGCAGAGCGCCACAACTGGTCATATTAGCGCGCAGTAAATCGATAAAGGGTTGGTAGGCACGCGCAACCATGACGTGCGGGTCCATTGGCGGCAACCCCCAGTTCTGGCCCAGCGGCCCTAAAATATCAGGCGGAGCCCCTACCGAGGCTTTCAGGCAATATAACTCGCGGTCACACCAAGTTTCAGCACCGCCTTCAGCCACACCAACGGCTAAATCGCGGTATAAGCCAATCGGCATTTTTCGTGACTGGCTGTTGCGAAAACAGCTATCAAACTGAGTGGCGGCCAACCACTGTAACCATAGATAGAAGGTCACATCACTCGCGTATTCGCGGCAAAAATCAGCCACCGCAGTGCTGTGCCCATCACGGTATTTTTCTGGCCACACCGGCCAGCCCCACATCATTGGGTCTTGTGCACTCAAATGCGCATGTAGCGCATCAAAAGCGGCTTGTTGATGCAGGCTACGACCGCCTTGTTCCACAAACTGGTGGAATGCCTGCATCCGTGCATCTTTTGCTTTACGGGCAGTAAACAGCGGGAATGCCAAACGCAACGCCATCAATTTAAGTTGCATGACCTGCGGATAATCAACCCACTCATTAGCCCGAACTTCAGCCAGCACCTGTTGCGTTTCTGGCTGATGCCACCAGAGTTGCGCCGCTTCGCTATGCTGAAACTCATCCACGCGGTTCACGTCGATATAAACCACGTTTAGCCAGCGTCTTGACGAGGGGCTATAGGGGCTAGCACTCTGTGGATTAGCCGGATACAGCGCATGAATCGGATTCAAACCGATAAAGGCACCACCACGCTCGCCCACTTGCTCCAACATCTGGCTAAGATCACCAAAATCACCGATACCCCAGTTGCGTTCGGAACGCAGGGTATAGAGCTGCACACAAGCGCCCCATAACTTTTTCCCGGCCAGCAACGCATCTGGCTCATAGCAACGTTTCGGTGCCACAATAATTGAACACTGCCACTGTTGTAAGCCTTGTTCAAGAATCAAACGGTGATAACCCTGCGGCAGAGAAGAGGGCAATGTCAGTGTCTTTTTTGCACTGATACGCCCCTGATGCAACTCACCTTTTTCTGTCTGTAATTGCCAGTGATAATCGCCTGAACCCGCCATTGGTAGCTGCATTGGGCTACCAAAAGTAAATACTTTCACCACCGGTAGTGGTGCACTTTCTGTCTGGGTGTCCTGAGGCACGTAGGTACGCCCCATGGCCGCCAACAACTGCTGCTTGGTTTCCGGCAAAATAGCCTGCGGCTTACCATGAGCATTAATGTAGCTGGCGGCTATCCCTGCCAGTGTTGCTGCTTGATCGAGCGATTTACGATCCATGCAGTCTTCTCCTTAACGTTTGGCTTGCCAGATCCGTGATTGGTAATCACGAATTGAACGGTCAGAACTGAACATCCCTACACGGGCAGTGTTAAGAATGGTACGGCGGGTCCATTCATCCTTATCGCGATACAGGGCATCAATTTGCTGCTGTGCCTGACAATATGAGGCAAAATCAGCCAATACCAGATAAGGGTCACCCCCTTCCAACAGGCTATGCAACATCATGTCAAATGCATGTTTATCACCCTGGCTGAACGCACCACTGGCCAACTCATCCAGAATGCTTTTCAGGTGCGCATCGGCTTTAAGATACTTCTGCGGCTTATAACCTTTCGCCAAAATGGCTTTTACCTGCTCCACGGTGTTACCGAATATAAAGATATTTTCGTCACCCACCTGCTCGGCAATTTCAACGTTAGCCCCATCGAGGGTGCCCACCGTCAATGCACCATTCAGTGCCAGTTTCATGTTGCCAGTGCCGGAGGCTTCTTTACCGGCGGTTGATATCTGCTCGGACACATCCGCCGCTGGGATCATCA
The sequence above is drawn from the Yersinia intermedia genome and encodes:
- the bioH gene encoding pimeloyl-ACP methyl ester esterase BioH — encoded protein: MKQLYWNIYGEGDCDLVLLHGWGLNAEVWHCIIDRLAPHFRLHLVDLPGYGRSKDFGAMSLPDMAKIVLQQAPEQALWLGWSMGGLVASQIALTQPERVRGLITVSSSPCFTAHDEWPGIRPEVLAGFQQQLSEDFQRTVERFLALQTLGTASARQDARLLKAVVLQHQMPAVEVLIGGLDILRTADLRPALVESALPMLRIYGYLDGLVPRKVASLLDSTWPHSQSVVMKGSAHAPFISHPDDFSKLLIDFLAHVDAKITLK
- the feoB gene encoding Fe(2+) transporter permease subunit FeoB, which codes for MKALTIGLIGNPNAGKTTLFNQLTGARQRVGNWAGVTVERKEGHFTTAQHQVTLVDLPGTYSLTTISEQTSLDEQIACHYILSGEADLLINVIDAVNLERNLYLTLQLVELGIPCIVALNMLDIAKSQHIDIDINALSQQLGCPVIPLVSTRGQGINELKSSIDELQPVPFKALVNYPPVLLSEVDKLVEAMPEFWPVQQRRWLALQILEGDIYSLARAGIAPSIVGVARDNLRASQHEDPELVIADARYQSIARICDVVGNSQQAEPNRLTQALDKVILNRWLGVPIFLFVMYLMFVLAINIGGALQPIFDIGSAAIFIQGLQWVGYTLHFPQWLTIFLAQGVGGGINTVLPLVPQIGMMYLFLSFLEDSGYMARAAFVMDRLMQALGLPGKSFVPLIVGFGCNVPSIMGARTLDAQRERLITIMMAPFMSCGARLAIFAVFAAAFFGQDGASIVFSLYLLGIAVAILTGLVLKYTIMRGEASPFVMELPVYHVPHLKSLLLQTWQRLKGFVLRAGKVIVIASIFIGGLNSFSFSGKPVDSINDSALASVSKVLTPLLAPMGVHGDNWQATVGLVTGAMAKEVVVGTLNTLYTAEQIKNEPFDAESFNLPGELAGAVKITWQGLKDTFSLSVLSNPIEASKGDGEMAAGSMGMMSSKFGSSIAAYSYLIFVLLYVPCVSVMGAIARETSRGWMTFSILWGLNVAYSLATLFYQAATFHQHPPQSLMIMAVVIMVNVLILFGLRRARSRVTVRLQNSKPANCCQSAGNDCH
- a CDS encoding YdgH/BhsA/McbA-like domain containing protein, with the translated sequence MNLLKNLAVALVVTGVSFGAMAAKEITKEEAKKYEKIGTITTSGQATSPMDVKEELSKLADEKGGKYYVIIAEREKKKFDANADVYK
- the feoA gene encoding ferrous iron transporter A, whose amino-acid sequence is MHLIPQRSYKIVGFSPEISPAYRQKLLSLGMLPGSSFNVVRLAPLGDPIQIETRRVSLVLRKKDLDLLTLDLQP
- the gntX gene encoding DNA utilization protein GntX, yielding MLTIVSQCWLCRQSLYHPRHGICCYCKRHLPKLPPCCPRCGLPCTNTALPCGRCLNAPPRWASITFVSDYAPPLNRLIKKLKFNGVTQLAPVLARLLLLRWLDACRQGKVIRPERIISVPLHRWRCWRRGYNQTDLLAQPLAHWLSCHYSHMTLQRVRATPPQQRLKATARRKNMRGIFRCTQSLRGQHIALLDDVVTTGSTLNEIADLLWSEGIASLQVWCICRTL
- the nfuA gene encoding Fe-S biogenesis protein NfuA, which produces MITITDAAQSHFAKLLANQEEGTQIRVFVINPGTPTAECGVSYCPPDAVEATDTVLKFEQLSAYVDEMSKPYLEDAEIDFVTDQLGSQLTLKAPNAKMRKVDDTAPLMERVEYVLQSQINPQLAGHGGRVTLMEITPDALAILQFGGGCNGCSMVDVTLKEGIEKELLQKFPELKGVRDLTEHQRGEHSYY
- a CDS encoding FeoC-like transcriptional regulator; translation: MASLLQLRDAIALCGSTGANQLSQQLATPLPLVEAMLERLTAMGKIERIEQDNRGCLTGSCKRCPEGNNHCNIVIYQIKNHH
- the malQ gene encoding 4-alpha-glucanotransferase — protein: MDRKSLDQAATLAGIAASYINAHGKPQAILPETKQQLLAAMGRTYVPQDTQTESAPLPVVKVFTFGSPMQLPMAGSGDYHWQLQTEKGELHQGRISAKKTLTLPSSLPQGYHRLILEQGLQQWQCSIIVAPKRCYEPDALLAGKKLWGACVQLYTLRSERNWGIGDFGDLSQMLEQVGERGGAFIGLNPIHALYPANPQSASPYSPSSRRWLNVVYIDVNRVDEFQHSEAAQLWWHQPETQQVLAEVRANEWVDYPQVMQLKLMALRLAFPLFTARKAKDARMQAFHQFVEQGGRSLHQQAAFDALHAHLSAQDPMMWGWPVWPEKYRDGHSTAVADFCREYASDVTFYLWLQWLAATQFDSCFRNSQSRKMPIGLYRDLAVGVAEGGAETWCDRELYCLKASVGAPPDILGPLGQNWGLPPMDPHVMVARAYQPFIDLLRANMTSCGALRIDHVMALLRLWWIPYGQTAAQGAYVKYPVDDLLAILALESQRHHCMVIGEDLGTVPVEIVAKLRDSGVYSYKVLYFEHDSENTFRAPQSYPAQAMATITTHDLPTLRGYWQSDDLTLGNKLGLYPDQQILKQLYLDRERAKQGLLEGLHHYGCLPKRVGHKASLLSMSPVLNRGLQRYVADSASALLGLQPEDWLDMATPVNIPGTSEEYPNWRRKLTTTLEEMFADSQINRLLKDLDKRRKNVSAG